TTAGTTATCAATCTTAGTTAGCGATAGATACACCCAATTTAAACATGTTTCCTTCGATCCAAAATTAAtgtgttacatttttttattatcaaatttatttatttttcatttttttaatatgtagtcataaataaaaattaaattaatgttcattttcctatttcttaatatttatatatttttttgttaatttaattaaatttaattacttaattatatatttattaaatatttaaatatataaaagtggtCAATGTACtcactaaaaattatttactaaaatgagaagaaaaaaatgataaaaatcttCATAAATCTTCAATCTTATGTGATATTATAATAtccatcaaaaaataatttaaaatctatcACTAAAAAAATACTCTTAAACCCTTATGCAGGTGAGATGTATCTGTCAGCAACTCAACGTACAAGAAGAAACACACCCTCAACCGCATAGGAAAGCAAATACCTTTATTAACCGCATAGAAACACTCCCTTATATCTGCCATTATTagctcttaaaaaaaataaaaaataagaacaatctGGATCCCTAATCAAAAGCTCCTCTCTTTTTCACTTTGCAAAGATGATCTATAAAGCCTAGAAGGGAGCATTATTTTGTTCATATCCATTAGTTCTTTATCACTTCTCATTATTTCCAAATACCAAAGAGGCTGCTAGAAGAGTCTAGCTTGCACAAAAAAGGCCAAATTAAAATGAAGTTTGGCAAGGAATTTGCTGCACAAATGGTACCAGAATGGCAGGAAGCATACATGGATTATGGCTACCTAAAATCCCTTTTGAAAGACATAATGCTCcacaagcaaagaaagaagCCACATTCCAGTGCCACCCCAGCAGCACTAATGCGAAAGCTATCACTTAACAGAACCTTCAGCGGCCTCACACACAGATACTACCAGCCCGTGAGCCCTGAGCATGACATCGAGAACCAACCCATTTTGGTGCACTCAGTGAAGCGAGATGGTCATGAAAAATATGAGACTAATTTTCTTATGGCTGCAGAAGAAGGCGGAGAGTACGAGTTGGTGTACTTCAAGAGGCTCGATGATGAGTTCAACAAGGTTGACAAGTTCTATAGGTCCAAAGTGGAGGAGGTGATGAAGGAAGCTGCTGAGTTGAACAAGCAAATGGACGCTTTGGTGGCTTTCAGGGTGAAAGTTGAGCACCCAACTGCGTCGTTTGATGGCTCCGTTGAGATGACTCGTCTTGCTTCTGATGTCTCTGCTTCAGCCACGGCATTGCATGCTTCTACACCCAGGGGTGTCCAGCTGAACCGTAAATTTTTCCATCCTAATcttgcttttctttctttctttttttctttttttaatccgTAGGAATTAAATATAGTACTGAGAATTTTACAACAACTCACACAGTCTGTGCAATCAACTAGGGGGTTCCTGATCTTGCCTTGTTTGTTTGGAGTCTTGTAGaattgatttggataaaaaaaattgattttcaaccATAATTAATGTGTTCAAATTGATCTCAGTCAGGGGTTACTTACTTTACTTTTTTGCTCGCTTCGTAGGAGTCAAATTCCATAATTAAAATGGGACCAGACTCTTTCAAACGAGGCAATTCTTCTCAACTGAAATTGGGTTACCTTACTAGAGTTAAATTCCATAATTATTTTGGGATCTTACTCTTCTAAATTTAGCAACTTACTTTTACTCTATTAGAGAGTAGATAAAGTAACTCAGATTACATTTTAGAAGATGAAGTAAGTAAGTAGTCTTAGCTGttgctgaaaaaaaaattgttaatattgTGTGTACATGAATGAAGGTACTGGAATATTAATGgttaatatgttaatttttttcattaaagagATAAAGATTATTCATTTACTTTTCCTCACTTTAGAATAGACAGTTTGTCAAATCCATTAAAATGAGTTTTCTAATTGCACTTGACTGTTTGCACACATGGCCATATTGTCATTTACGAGAAAATAGAGCCATATGGTCAATTTTGTGTGGGagctatatttaaaaaataatggttgATTTTATCAAGTTGTTGATGGGAAACAATCCCTTCACTCTAACGAGGATCAAAGGAAATAGAATACACAATGGAAATACTGAAAGGGCACTAGTTTAACTTGGTTCgacattttttttcctaggTTTACGAGAACATCTTAAGATTTATTCGTTATCTTAAACAAGTGACAAGTTTTCTAGATAAACTTGAAAAATTGTCCCTCCCTATTATCCCCTCGCACTTATGTGGTGATCCCTCTTCACACTGAGTGATTCTTAAAATTGTTCTCCCAACTGTTGCTAAGATTTTCAGAATAATAGTTCTTAATACTCCTTAATTAAATCTATGGTGAATATTTTACAAACTAACCAGTCCAGTGTCTAACTTAAGTTCCTTAATTAAATTCATCCTAGTAAATTCAATTCTAATGTTTAAACTGAGTGATGGAGAAGTTCTCAATTTATGtgttgagtggttttcaggTGCACAGACAGGAAGAATTCCCACACTAATTGAAGATATCAAAGAGGAAGGAAGTACCCATCATGGTCATTCAGAGGAATCCCGGGATAGTGAAAAAGGTGAAGAGATTCAAACTACCAACAAAAGAGTTGAAGTacagaacaagaagaagaagaatatcaCCCCCATCAAACCCATCAGACCTGCTTCTGTGGAAATACTTAACCGAGTGCAACTAAATAACACTTGTGAGACTCCTCGTTCGACTATAAGAGGCTTCATCAAGTACCCTGGCCAAACAGAGATAAACTTCACCAAGGAAAATTTGAGCAAAGTTGAAGAAACACTCAAACTGGCTTTTATTGAGTTCTATCAGAAGCTTCGACTTCTAAAGAACTACACGTAGTAGATGCTATCACAATCTTTTGTTACATCAATAAATGTGTTGTCATAACATTGCTTATGGGTTTGTTCTTCGTGAAACAGCTTTCTAAATGTGTTGGCATTTTCAAAGATAATGAAGAAATATGATAAGGTAACTTATTCAACCTTAAAAAACTTGAAG
This region of Glycine max cultivar Williams 82 chromosome 7, Glycine_max_v4.0, whole genome shotgun sequence genomic DNA includes:
- the PHO1-H2 gene encoding phosphate transporter PHO1 homolog 3 isoform X2, whose product is MKFGKEFAAQMVPEWQEAYMDYGYLKSLLKDIMLHKQRKKPHSSATPAALMRKLSLNRTFSGLTHRYYQPVSPEHDIENQPILVHSVKRDGHEKYETNFLMAAEEGGEYELVYFKRLDDEFNKVDKFYRSKVEEVMKEAAELNKQMDALVAFRVKVEHPTASFDGSVEMTRLASDVSASATALHASTPRGVQLNRAQTGRIPTLIEDIKEEGSTHHGHSEESRDSEKGEEIQTTNKRVEVQNKKKKNITPIKPIRPASVEILNRVQLNNTCETPRSTIRGFIKYPGQTEINFTKENLSKVEETLKLAFIEFYQKLRLLKNYTFLNVLAFSKIMKKYDKITSRGAAKAYMKMVDKSNIGSSDEVTRLMERVENVFIKHFSNSNRNIGMRVLRPKPKRERHRVTFSMGFSAGCSAALTVALILIVRARKIMDHSGSTRYMEIMFPLYSLFGFVVLHMLMYAANIYFWRRYRVNHSFIFGFKKGTDLSYHQVFFFSFVLAALALTSVLANLDMQIDPETKEYKAFTELLPLILVLVLIAILLCPLNIVYRSSRMFFLTCLIHCICAPLYKVTLPDFFMADQFTSQVQALRSFEFYICYYGWGDFKQRETSCKSNRIFIAFSFIVAVIPYWSRFLQLFA